A stretch of DNA from Toxotes jaculatrix isolate fToxJac2 chromosome 15, fToxJac2.pri, whole genome shotgun sequence:
tagtacagtcacTGTCACGGAGGtagaaactatcaatagagaccaaaaacaaaaaatgtaccaggctgtaaatatgattttcaggctgtaaagttggctattttaacatgggggtcaatggagaattgctcacttctggatccagcccccagcggcagctgaggaactgcagctttttgaacgcggaagtgatcctcactgctgaaacccaTGTTTGCTGGTGGTGTTTGTAAAACTGGGACCATGTCTTCAGGTAAAGGGGGACCCTGCAGTACTATATGCTTTCAGGTGGCCCCGAGAAGTCAAAGCTGTTTTACTGTAACTGATTCACTTTGATCGAGAGCATCAcgtttttaaatcacttttgttttttcagaaacTCATATTCAGGATCCATGTTTATTATTCAGGTTACAGGTAAACATCTCTGCCCCATGAACAAAACAGAACCAGAGGAAAACTTCAACCACCAGCGACTCGTGAGATACAGCGTCAAAGAGTTTATCAGAATACTACGTTCAGACATGCAGCcctgtgttttttaattaacatcAAAAGTACTCTTTGTGTTTCCTAATAGCACAGAGCCACATTTCAAATGTCAGTCTGGGATGTTAAAACCGACAGAGCGGACGACTATAAGCACCAGAGTGAATCTCTCTGGAGAATAATGCAGGGCTAATAATAAATTCCTgtgcagcaggagaacacacacacacacacacactgagcgtCAGTCCCAGAAGCAGCCGGGGcggcaaaacagaaaaacctccACCGGGGGGTTCAAGCTGCAGCAGGGCATGTTGTGTGACAATATGTCACATGACCTGATTTTGGATGTGGCCTCTAAAACATGCCGTATGCTCCTGCTCCGTGTATGATTCAGCAGAGCCGTTCAGCAGAGATCCAATCACAGATTAAAGGACAGTTTCACAAATTTTTCCCCCAGTTGTCTTTAAACAACACTCACATTCCAACCTTCACCAGGCACTTTAGCCTGTAGATAACCTGTGAGGCGAAACCGCTGCTGCTCCTGAAGCTCATCGCTTTGCACAGAGATAATGACGGAGACTCAGACCAGCACATCAACATTCACATCAGCTCCTTCCTCTCTTATCAGGACTGTGAAGGCTGAACAACAATAATACAACGCTCGAAAACATGTATATGACACAAAACACCCAGGGGAAAGGACACACTTGCATATGGGCAATTTAGTCCTGTATTAAGAGACTTgaagaaatgtgaatgtgtccAGTGAAGCGGAGGAGATGTTTGACCCCGGCAGCAGTTTGTTTGGAGTCATTGTTTCATGACAGAACAAAAAATCTAACAAAACCAGGATGTGAAGTTAAAGAGTAGAATTCACTTCtttgttcacttcctgtccaggAGCCTGGAAGAGCACAGGACAGACGATGGACAGATGTTTGAGCACTGTGAAGCTGGTGAAGACTGAAAATCTGAGCTGGTTatgtggcgtcccctgctggtgcCTCCGAGCAAAGGTCTAACGCCTTCCTCCTCTGTACATGGGCACTATCCAGGtaaaggacaaacacaaactgatgtCAGTGTTGGTACACTGCTGAGACTTCTTCAGCAGAGCTAACTACTGTCAGAGGCCTGGACCAAACGCAGGCCGAGACCAAAGGTACTTGCAGGTTTGGTTCAGAAGCGACTATAAAAACGCCGCTGTGTGGGGTCATAGGAAGGCTAAGTTTTTGATTGTCCGACCAGTTGTGTTAGGTCATGCAAGGTTGACCTGCAAATGGTGTCATAAATAGGGGTGTAACAATACATGTATTTGTATTGAACCGTTTCGGTACGGGACGTTCAATTCGGTACAGGGCTGTGCACGGGTGAGTTCAcgttgtgtgtattttggttACATTCTGCCGCTACACGTGTAGGTACACTTGCAGGCCGTGTGCATAATGGCTACTGCTAAACCGGAGCTTGAAGAACCTTCCCTGTCGCTAAAGTCGCCTGCTTGGGAACACTTTGGCTTCCTAGTTAAATATTGCAATGGAGAAAGGCAGGTGGATAAGACGAGAGCGGTGTGCCGACACTGTTCAGCTGAAATCGGGTACGTTTCCGGCAACACGACAAACATGCTAACTCACCTGAAACGACACCACCCGAGTGTAAATATCACCGCTACAAGAAAAAGGAACACCTTAGTGCAAACGCAGCTGGCATCAGCATTCAAGCAGCCTCTCCCTGGTAATTCAGATCGGGCCAAAGCTATAACAACAGCCATTGGGGTTTTTATAGCAGCGGATCTAAGACCATATTCAGTTGTTGAAAATGCTGGTTTTAAATACATGCTAAAGGTGATTGAGCCCCGGTATGAAGTACCCACTCGTCCGCACTTCAGCCAGAAAATAATACCAAGCCTTTATGAACAAGCTAAATCTTCTGTTGTCCAAGACTTGTCAAAAACTGAACAGGGCTTCATGCTGGAACTGTCAGTGCTGCGCTTTACTTGGGTAAACTTAAAAGGAATtcattttttataatatttcatacatttgttgtttatttgagagtattttatttaatttgttacCAGGCAGCACTttgcagttattttattttcctgtttgtatgTTACAATAAATTGTTGGTTTACAAACAGCAAATTTAGGTTTTGCATTTTGTTCCCATACTGTACCGAAAATGAACCGAACCGTGACCTCAAAACTGAAGTACGTATCGAACCGTGATTTTTGTGTATCGTTACACCCCTagtcataaactgtaaaagggtttggtaaacagttgtaaagtaaTTGAACCCAGGGGTCAGATTCTTGGTGTGCAATGGGGGGGATTACTTACGATATATAATGAGCtgttctgaactgtttctttagatctgtgacagaaggtacagtgtgtgtgtcacaggtctccagatatctgcatctgaattacccatatatactttgtatgaataaagtgtattttaaattgaagaatttgaggttcagtgatCCCTTCTTATTAATCAAGtcggggaggagagagacagcatTTCCCCAACAGCTGCTGCATTAGCTCTTCCAGTGATTCAGTCCCAGCTGCACAGTGACAACTCTCCTCAGTTTCCAGTGAACGGAGAGATTTTGTTCCAAAGCAAATTTCATCCACACAAGTTCTTAAAGCCACAAATCTCTGGATTCAGCTTTAATGGATGAGCCACTGATACCGATCTGTCACACAGCTCACTGTGGTCTGGCCTGGTCTTTCCACCGCTGCGCTATCTACCAATCAGAGGCGCTCGATCAGTGGAAACGGTTTTTCTCTCCACGGgctattgttttattttggctgagTTTGATTTAAACCACTGACACTGTGGTTCACAAACAGCCCTGGGAAATTCCTACATCCTCAGCTCATCAGGTGGtaggttcacacacacacacacacacacacacccacacagctgTACATGCTCACACATGTAAAGAGATCAGTTCAACTTCCCGCATTCCTCATGattcacagcagacagatgagaGCAGTTTATGTTGAGCTGTAAGGTTTTAATATGCAGATCACACTGACTGTGAGGAGAAACTGATGAGTCCGTGTAAAACACTTCATACTTCAGTGTGTTGCAGCTTTAGTTGGGTTCTCTCGTATGGAATATACACAATCAGTTTTCTGTTCTCACAAACAAGTCTGAACTTAAGGTCCGTGTCCTTTgttacacacactgtgtaacACAAAGGAACCATAATATCAGAGGAACCCAtaccaaactccattcaaatATCTACCAGTTTTATCATGtacatgttttcactgcagaaatttgacttgtcacagaaggaaaaagcacaggtgtattTGGTGTAAGACTCAGCatggctgcattccatttagCTGTGTCACTGAGTCAGGTGACTTACTGCCATGACTCAGACAAAACTACAGACATTTTTGTCTGAAAGCAGCTAAATGTAATTTCTGGTTTGGTCATTGATGGTTACATTGATGATCTGTCAAAGCAATGCTGTGGAGTGTGTTACCGTCCACCACTGCTTGTACATTTACTCTACAGCCAGTGAGACTGTTGCATCTACTTGATTCCATATGTATAATACATTTTCTTTGGCTTGCATATGATGTGtctattttctctctgagaACGTCCAGGTTTCAGAGAAATCCAtaccaaactccattcaaatATCTACCAATTTAATGATAATGTCAGCGGAACCCATACCAAACTCCATTCAACTATTTACCAATTGAATAATCATATCAGAGGAACCCATACCAAACTCTATTCAAATATCTACTAATTTTATGATCATATCAGAGGAACCCATACAAAACTCCATTCAAATATCTACCAATTTTATGAGTGTCAGAGGAACCCAtaccaaactccattcaaatATCTACCAATTTTATGAGAATGTCAGAGGAACCCAtaccaaactccattcaaatATCTACCAATTGAATGACAATATCAGAGGAACCCATAACAAACTCTATTCAAATATCCATCAATTTAATGATAAACTGAGGTCAGGTTACTAGACGTGAGTAGATGCATGCTGGATCATAAATTAATGAATGTCCATTCGCAGCCGTTTTTAACCGGACCCGCTGTCAGGTGAAAGCATGAATTCGTGCACTAAACCAAAAAGAGTCACGCATTAGTTTACAGCCTTCGTGCATGTGTCCCGTGGCTTTATTCTGCAGCGTCTCAGAGGAAGGCTGCAGCAGCCCGTGCATTGTTAAAGCACATCCACAATTCTAACGTGCCTCATCAGCTCACTTTGACCTCGCTAAACTTCCTGTTCGTGCAGCAGTCAGCAGAAATCGAGGAAGCTGCTCAGTAGAAAACTTCCACACTAGTGTGAGGAGTTTCCAGTCTGGGCGGAGCGACGCTGCGGGGCCGCGATGCAGGAAGTCCAGAGTCCGCTGTAGTTTCTGGGTTCTTTCAGCTGTCAAACATGTTCCTCCTGCCACACGAAGGGCGGGACGGCTGCAGCTTCCCTCCGTGCTCCGAGCTGTAGACACCTGTCTGCGATGTGTCAGGCCGTGCTGGTGGATCTGACGCACAGCTGCTGTCCAACATGCGCCGGCTCGTCCCTACTGGACATATCTGCATCCGACTCGCACGTGTTTCTGCTGTGCGTGAAACGTTACCgggaagaaagggagaaaaacgGCTTTTCGGACCCGTTTTTGAGCTCGTGCAAGAGCGTGCATGTCCTGGACTCCGGCTCCACCGCGGAGTGTCTGTACCGGTTCAAGCAGACAGTGGACCAGCTGGACCTGAGCTCCGTTACGGTTCTCACGACCCTTCGGGGTCGAGAGGTGCTGGCTCTGTACCAGGAGCAGCTTTTTACGTCCGTGTACACGTTTGATTACAAAGTTAGATCCGATGACCTCACCTGCCCGAGCCGCACAGGCTCCGCCCACACGGACTCACCTGGTGAAGGTGTCCATGAAGAAGTGTCGGCGTTTCTGCAGCGGCTACCTGCACTGAAGGGAGACATCATGGTGCTGAGATCAACACTGATTCCAGGTCGGTTTAATTAAAAAGACATTGTAAGCTGAAAGAGAGGAATCTTTCCATACCGTACCAATACCAAACCCCATTCAAGTATCTGCCAATTTAATTATGCTTTTCTTATCACTTTAGTGTTTACCCCGCCTggtaaaatatgaataaatactTTAACACACTGACTGAGTCTGATTGACTCTGTCCTCATTACTGTTGTTTTCCTTGCTGTAACCTGTTGAGGACATTGCTATAAAACAAAGTGTCCATGTCCTGACGAGAAAGGACCGATTAAATTGACTGATTTTTAAATGGATATTGGTGTGACTGTCAGCAGTTCATCACATTCTCTTCCTGTGTCTTAGACTGTTTCGGTCATGGCTTCAGTACCCGTACGGGCGGTGTGTCCTACATCCCGACCCTGTCCTCCTTGAatctgttcagcagcagcaggagaagggACCCCGGGGCCGTGGTGATGGAGAACAGACGCCGCCTGGCCCTCCATGCTGGTTTCCACCCCAAGCCGCTACGCCTCGTCAAGGTACTGACCCGTCTCCACATGAGTTCTCCTGCTCAGCACCAGGTCACAGGCCGCACGTAGACATCTGAATCCATGCTTCTCCTGCTAGGACATGTGAAGGGACAGTTGACTGTTCTCTTGTGTATACTTCCCCCTAATGGATCAAGCTGTTAGAACATAACGAAACATTTACATTAGGGCTGTTATTTTATAAACATTTTCTAACTAATGTTACACAGAAGAAATATCTGCTTTGCAAACTCTCGTATTTGTCTCGTGTCCCTTCTTATTTCCCTGCAGGTGAACCACGGCAGCGACGTTTGGGTTGTGGGGAAAGCTGAGCCTTCGAGCTATGACGGGATCGTGACCAATCAGACTGGGGTTGTTCTAGGGTCTCCAGGAGCGGACTGCATGCCCATCCTGTTTGCCGATCCGGTGTCAAAGGCCATTGGAGCTGCTCATGCAGGTGGGTGTTTCGGTTTACTGTACTATAGGCTGCAGatctttgcttctttcttttgttaataataataataataataaagagtAAGTAAGAAAGTTGGCTTCATCTTTTCATGTGTGAAAAATctgacataaagaaaaaaaaagaggacgtAGACTTAAGGCTCCATCCTCCCTGATCgttttctcctcatcctcaggTTGGAAAGGGACCCTGATGGGGGTTGCCATGGCGACGGTGGGGGCCATGGTAACAGAGCTGGGTTGCCAGGTGAGCGACATCGTGGTGGCGGTGGGACCGTCGGTGGGGGCATGCTGTTTCACCCTGGAGAGGGAGCAGGCTCTGGACTTCATCCGCATTCACCCGGACTGTGTCCCCGACCCAGACTCAGCCAGGCCGCATGTCAACATCCGCCTCGCCAACAGGTACAGACCAGGAGAGCAGAACATAGTACaaagggtttgtttttttcaggtgtgactttatattaaatattataacAGATGGACGTAGGAGTTAAAGGCAGGTTAAAGGTGTGTGAATGGATAATTAAAAGTAAGATGGAAAAGTGTTTTGGTTTCACGTCAGCTACGTGCTACAGGTTTTATCATTACATATCGCATTTCTTGTCCCAGAATCCTCCTCCAGAGCGGCGGGATCCTGCCCGAACACATCCACGACGACGCAACGATGACGGACCGGTCAAGCGTGACGCCCTGCACCTCCTGTCACCCCGCACTCTTCTTCTCCCACGTAAGAGACGGACTCAACTTCGGCACCCAGGCGGGCTTCGTGTGGATCAAAGAAACGGCAGAACGGGGCCAGAAATCCGGCAGGTGAGACGAACCCACAGGAGGGACGTCGTCAGTCACCGATACCCACGGAGGGACTATGAGGAAATGGGCCTCCACTCGTCCTTTACAGGGCCCccagactgagagagacacagcacCACCACAGACGAGGCGACTGCGTCGTTTGTGGTGGAAAATAAATCCCTTCATTTTATAATCACACTATATTAAAGTGAAATGTTTAACAGAGCCTCTCATGGTGAATAATGACTGTTAAACCTGTACGCTATGTTGCAcaatttgtattttgtgttccACTGTTTAAAATCATGTTAATACTGATGTCAAATAAACGTTAACTGCACTGTTAAAGTTCTGGCTGAGTGGATTTTATTTAACGGACCAATTAAGATCAGCAGCTgttgctaatgtgtgtgtgtgtaatatgcAGCTCAGGTGCAGGAGACTGAGCGATAGCCAGTGTAAAGAAGGATCCTGTGAACATGCTAACGAAGGCCGTGACTGGCTGTTtcaaaaaatgttcaaatgttttaataaagtttttttggaGTTTGGTTGTAAAAACATCCCAGTAAATCTAAGAATTCTTGATATACTGAATTTGTAATGCATTTGATTCTCGATGCttttaaacaagacaaaacacagacgtctgtgggacacagacagcttttattttgacaaatgtCTCGGTCTCGATTTGTCTTACAAAGCAGCCCTTTgtctaaaaaaaacagatcaaataaagacaaagatcaGCTGATGCTGAAGGGACGGGCCGCGTGTCTCCGCAGACGCACGGCTGCATAAAAAGATTTCTCCGTTTCAATGCTCATCACAGTAAAcatcaaaacataaataaaaacacacagtccagGTGGACAGAGGTGACATCAGCTTCCTCTCAAAGCTCAACAGTGCATCAGTCATCGGTTACATTAACAACCATCATCTCATCCATCAGAATCAGCCAATGTCTGTTTAAATCAGCAGCTCATTAACTTCCTGTTAACATCTTCAGGAACACGGATAGACACGTGACACACGTGACGCTGATATAAAACTACATTTATGGGTTTCGATAAATAACAGCGACAACAAGTCTTCTCTCCGTGTAACGCAGCCAAACACTGAATCCTTTCACGTTAAGGCCAGTTCTCATGGTTTAGTGCAAACGCGGCGCAGAAGCCTTTTCATCTGAAACTACGACCCGTCGGCTGCCGTTTCATCTGAATCGACGACGAAGAGTCATTCCGAAGCTGACGCCAACACGAGCCGACACACGTGACTGAGGAGACAACGGACCTTTAAAACACCGAACCAGATCCTTCGCGGTTTCATCTCAGGACCTGGTTTtcatctcttcctttctcttttgtctgaaAACTAAAagtcacttttacttttatcaacCTTCCTGCGTCTGTTCCGCCTCAGACAAGAGGAAACTCTTTTCCTCACTTTCCAGTTTTTCCACTCTAAACACGCAAATCTAAAAGAAGCTGTAGGCGGCTCGTGGTGTTAAAGACAGagagggttcatcctctggagagaATGAAAGTGTTCCTCCTCCGGGGATCGTAGGAAACATTTTGGAACGAAACCCCTCGACCCCCGGGTGTTTTCACACGAACGCACGGTTTTTCCTGAATTATCACGTCTCTGAATCTCTCAGCTGCCTGCGTCACACCGAGGACGATCGTCTCTGCACGGCTTcgcaaaacaaacaagcaaaaaaaaaaaatctcatcttCCTTTGACCCCAGAAGCAAAggtctggggtcaaaggtcatttcTCATTTGGCTCAAGCAgctgaggtaaaaaaaagacaccGGCTCAGTGCTCAGGTGTTGGAGTCACCGTTTCACAGTAAGCACCGTGGACTGGGACCAGTGCTGTCTCTCAGCATCGCTTCCCTAAATCTCTGGCGCCCACATCCCAAGCAAAGCACAGCCTCTGTTACTGGCACGGAGGAAGCAATCAGAtcctttacaaaaataaaagtcctgaTCCTCCACTGTAAGAACGCTCGACTACAGGTGAAAGTCCTGCACTGAAAACGCATTTTATCGGAATAAACAGCGTTTGGTGAACAGAGAATTTCCTTTCAGCTGATCACTGAAAATCCAGTAGCTCGTGAAAAAAAAGGATGCGTCACATTTAATTTCTAGAG
This window harbors:
- the lacc1 gene encoding purine nucleoside phosphorylase LACC1 yields the protein MCQAVLVDLTHSCCPTCAGSSLLDISASDSHVFLLCVKRYREEREKNGFSDPFLSSCKSVHVLDSGSTAECLYRFKQTVDQLDLSSVTVLTTLRGREVLALYQEQLFTSVYTFDYKVRSDDLTCPSRTGSAHTDSPGEGVHEEVSAFLQRLPALKGDIMVLRSTLIPDCFGHGFSTRTGGVSYIPTLSSLNLFSSSRRRDPGAVVMENRRRLALHAGFHPKPLRLVKVNHGSDVWVVGKAEPSSYDGIVTNQTGVVLGSPGADCMPILFADPVSKAIGAAHAGWKGTLMGVAMATVGAMVTELGCQVSDIVVAVGPSVGACCFTLEREQALDFIRIHPDCVPDPDSARPHVNIRLANRILLQSGGILPEHIHDDATMTDRSSVTPCTSCHPALFFSHVRDGLNFGTQAGFVWIKETAERGQKSGR